In Acidimicrobiia bacterium, the genomic stretch CTTCGCGCCCTAGGGAGACCCTAGACTTTCCCTAGGAAAGTGCTAGACTGCTCTTATGGCCACCCTCTACGTTGAAAACGTGCCCGACGACCTCTACGAAGCTCTGCGCACGCACGCTCGCCAAGAGAGCCGTTCGATTGCGGCTGAAGTCATTGTTACGCTGAAAGAAAAATATCCAACCGAAGCAGAATTAGCCAAACGTCGCGAGTGGATGGCGAGAATCTTGAAACTCCATGCCGAACATCCCCCCACTATGGAGAAGTTCCCTTCGGCTGAAGAAATGATTCGTGAGGATCGCGATCGGTGAAAAGTGTCGTCGTGGACGCAAGTGTCGCGGCGAAATGGATCCTTCCCAATGTCGACGAACCCTTCTATCAAGAGGCGTTGCGGCTGGCGGACTTGTTCACCGCTGGTCGACTCGAGTTCATAGTTCCCGATCTGTTCTGGATCGAGATGGGCAGCGTGCTTTGGAAGGCCAAGCGGTCGAATCGAATCAGCTCGAGAGAGTTTGAAGAGTCGTTGGCCATTCTCCACAGCCGAGAATTTAAGTCCGCTCCGGCGAAGCCTCTCCTAACGCGGTCACTCTCGATCGCTGTTGAGTTCAATCGATCCGTTTACGACGGTGCTTACATCGCTCTGGCCGAAGCAAATTCCACTGTGATGATCACTGCCGACGAAAAGCTCGCAAACGCCGTCTCCTCAAAGCTTCCAGTTGTATGGTTGGGCTCGGATTCTGCGTTATCCTCTAGGCAAATTTAAATCGCATGTCTTCCGTCGTCATCGATCGCTCGCGTCTCCATGCACTCCAGCAGCGCGAAGAAGCCGCCTTCCTCGCTGCGCACCCAAAGTCCGCCGTGCTCTACGAACGTGCACAAAAGTCGCTGCTCGGCGGCGTCCCCATGCACTGGATGAAAAAGTGGGCCGGCAAATTTCCCGTCTTCGTTCGCGAAGCCCATGGCGCG encodes the following:
- a CDS encoding type II toxin-antitoxin system VapC family toxin, encoding MKSVVVDASVAAKWILPNVDEPFYQEALRLADLFTAGRLEFIVPDLFWIEMGSVLWKAKRSNRISSREFEESLAILHSREFKSAPAKPLLTRSLSIAVEFNRSVYDGAYIALAEANSTVMITADEKLANAVSSKLPVVWLGSDSALSSRQI